In Archangium violaceum, the following are encoded in one genomic region:
- a CDS encoding lysyl oxidase family protein: MRMRRVLISLALVAMWGGCHSQEPEPPEDPEPGPSQGEPPVLSETPLWTIEVPEPLRQSCFGYSIALGDVNGDGTQDLVVAAPPCTGMTGKGHLVLYAGNGASFSSEPVIAELDWHNPNPFVNGRNGVVSIGDVNGDRFADILVRSQSAGTLVFAGGAELRAVLQEPLFRVPFLGAHASGFLSDLDGDGLDDLVVTQGAGRTTYILRATPGGQEPFTQVRVFQDIATRVIPAGDLNGDGRGELLRVTAEGSELFLGCGTEAPGICEGGVSASRVWNAPEDVMAFFPDQDGDGRPEVLLSRAGRVQVHLFQPEGGVSPTPIWNLLGDAVFPGFGGPAVFVGDLDGDGQRTEFLLGAMGRLYAFFPQKALSAELRPAWAWPRSDTLGPGFPGYVRYAAVGAGDLNGDGHADLLAGLAPPQDQLTPTLATRPGRVVAFGGGKVPSGSPAPYLKEPRSCGLSSGGKPDVTVDADVLSRTLYVEPRSFSEQACEVTERCVGAPGDRRLLRFGVSIQNLGSGAVHIPSPEARPDLYEFDSCHQHHHLSGFASYELLDVRSEVVAVGRKQGFFLVDLTPSCGDAGPQVVPEDESQGISPGWADVYSADYPCQWLDITDVPDGTYTLRVGVNKSGIVDEQDVRPDSVDVKVRLSGSAVEVIP, translated from the coding sequence ATGAGGATGCGCCGTGTGCTCATCTCGCTCGCGCTGGTGGCGATGTGGGGGGGCTGTCACTCCCAGGAGCCGGAACCTCCGGAGGACCCGGAGCCGGGCCCTTCCCAGGGCGAGCCGCCCGTCCTGTCCGAGACGCCGCTCTGGACGATCGAGGTGCCCGAGCCGCTCCGGCAGTCCTGCTTTGGCTACTCCATCGCGCTCGGGGACGTGAACGGGGATGGGACGCAGGACCTGGTGGTCGCGGCGCCCCCGTGCACGGGGATGACGGGCAAGGGCCATCTGGTCCTCTACGCTGGCAACGGAGCGTCCTTCTCCTCCGAGCCCGTCATCGCCGAGCTGGACTGGCACAACCCCAACCCGTTCGTGAACGGGCGCAACGGCGTGGTGTCCATCGGCGACGTGAATGGAGATCGCTTCGCCGACATCCTCGTCCGGTCACAGTCGGCGGGGACACTCGTCTTCGCGGGGGGCGCGGAGCTTCGGGCGGTGCTCCAGGAGCCCCTGTTCCGCGTGCCGTTCCTCGGAGCCCACGCGTCCGGCTTCCTCTCCGACCTGGATGGCGATGGGCTCGATGACCTCGTCGTGACTCAGGGCGCGGGGAGGACGACGTACATCCTTCGCGCCACTCCCGGTGGTCAGGAGCCATTCACCCAGGTGCGCGTCTTCCAGGACATCGCCACGCGGGTCATCCCGGCGGGTGATCTCAACGGCGATGGGCGGGGGGAACTGCTGCGCGTGACCGCGGAGGGCTCGGAGCTCTTCCTTGGCTGCGGGACGGAGGCGCCGGGAATCTGCGAGGGAGGCGTGTCGGCCTCACGCGTCTGGAATGCCCCCGAGGACGTGATGGCGTTCTTCCCGGATCAGGATGGAGACGGACGCCCCGAGGTCCTCCTCAGCAGGGCGGGCCGCGTGCAGGTTCACCTGTTCCAGCCGGAGGGCGGTGTCTCGCCGACGCCGATCTGGAACCTCCTCGGGGACGCGGTGTTTCCGGGCTTCGGGGGTCCCGCCGTGTTCGTGGGAGACCTGGACGGGGATGGCCAGCGGACGGAGTTCCTGCTGGGGGCGATGGGGCGCCTGTACGCGTTCTTCCCCCAGAAGGCGCTCTCCGCCGAGCTGCGCCCGGCGTGGGCCTGGCCGAGGAGCGACACGTTGGGGCCGGGCTTCCCCGGGTACGTGCGCTACGCGGCGGTGGGGGCCGGGGATCTCAACGGAGACGGACATGCGGACCTCCTCGCGGGGCTGGCTCCACCGCAGGATCAGCTGACACCGACGCTGGCGACGCGGCCGGGGAGGGTGGTGGCCTTCGGCGGAGGCAAGGTGCCGTCCGGCTCTCCCGCGCCGTACCTGAAGGAGCCCAGGTCCTGCGGGCTGTCGAGCGGAGGCAAGCCGGACGTGACGGTGGACGCGGACGTGCTCTCGCGCACGCTGTACGTGGAACCGCGGAGCTTCTCGGAGCAGGCGTGCGAGGTGACGGAGCGGTGCGTGGGGGCTCCGGGGGATCGGCGCCTGCTGCGCTTCGGCGTCTCCATCCAGAACCTGGGCTCCGGCGCGGTGCACATCCCGTCCCCCGAGGCGCGGCCGGACCTCTACGAGTTCGACTCGTGCCACCAGCACCATCACCTCAGCGGGTTCGCCAGCTACGAGCTGCTCGACGTGAGGAGCGAGGTGGTGGCGGTGGGCCGCAAGCAGGGCTTCTTCCTGGTGGACCTGACGCCCTCCTGCGGGGACGCGGGGCCACAGGTCGTTCCCGAGGATGAGTCGCAGGGCATCTCGCCGGGCTGGGCGGACGTGTACTCCGCGGACTATCCGTGCCAGTGGCTGGACATCACGGACGTTCCGGATGGCACGTACACGCTGCGCGTGGGGGTGAACAAGAGCGGCATCGTCGACGAGCAGGACGTGCGGCCGGACTCGGTCGACGTGAAGGTGCGGCTCTCGGGCAGCGCGGTGGAGGTCATCCCGTAG
- a CDS encoding GspE/PulE family protein: MAQGPETFSELAQYTLDRHSIRRLPEPFCRRHTVVVLGRIDAKTPDAPVTIGMLEPDNKTLRLRLADILQRPIQPVKLNRYEIDKALETGFGTGSQAKADLVIRQRPPSPHPLTPVELVDDILAGALERKASDIHIESYLDDVDLRYRSDGILHQAYTDMHPQSVQEVVSRIKVLAGMDITERRRPQDGRIRAVIARGEEEKVLDFRVSVVPSPGGEDVVIRVLDSSVGLVPVNKLGMNPAMETLFLQLLSNPEGLILVTGPTGSGKTTTLYGALAQLNDGRKKIITAEDPIEYYVPKVNQKQVSPQMNHAALLRALLRQDPNVMLVGEIRDLETGSMALNAAATGHVILGTLHTADAVGAVGRLRGLELDDSDIADSLLAVLAQRLVRRICPHCVAPAEPTRKQKEVLGSLLDGLQPQTGLGCEECRHTGYRGRTGIYELLVVDAPMQDLIASGAHGAQLRRHARAHGFRTLVEDALDKIAAGQTTLAELVRVVPYRQILTVREERQQGRGHQG; encoded by the coding sequence ATGGCACAGGGGCCCGAAACCTTCTCCGAGCTCGCGCAGTACACCCTCGATCGCCACTCCATCCGGCGGTTGCCGGAGCCGTTCTGCCGCCGCCACACGGTGGTGGTGCTGGGCAGGATCGACGCGAAGACGCCCGACGCGCCCGTCACCATCGGCATGCTGGAGCCCGACAACAAGACGCTGCGGCTGCGGCTCGCCGACATCCTGCAGCGGCCCATCCAGCCGGTGAAGCTCAACCGCTACGAGATCGACAAGGCCCTGGAGACCGGCTTCGGCACTGGCTCCCAGGCGAAGGCGGACCTCGTCATCCGTCAGCGTCCCCCCTCTCCGCACCCGCTCACGCCCGTCGAGCTCGTGGACGACATCCTCGCGGGTGCCCTCGAGCGCAAGGCGTCGGACATCCACATCGAGAGCTACCTGGATGACGTGGACCTGCGCTATCGCAGCGACGGCATCCTGCACCAGGCCTACACGGACATGCATCCCCAGTCCGTGCAGGAGGTGGTCAGCCGCATCAAGGTGCTCGCGGGGATGGACATCACCGAGCGCCGCCGGCCCCAGGACGGCCGCATCCGCGCCGTCATCGCCCGGGGCGAGGAGGAGAAGGTCCTCGACTTCCGGGTGAGCGTGGTGCCCAGCCCCGGTGGCGAGGACGTGGTCATCCGCGTGCTCGATTCGAGCGTGGGGCTCGTGCCCGTCAACAAGCTGGGCATGAACCCGGCCATGGAGACGCTCTTCCTCCAACTGCTCTCCAACCCCGAGGGCCTCATCCTCGTCACCGGCCCCACCGGCAGCGGCAAGACGACCACCCTCTACGGGGCGCTCGCGCAGCTCAACGATGGGCGCAAGAAGATCATCACCGCCGAGGACCCCATCGAGTACTACGTCCCCAAGGTGAACCAGAAGCAGGTCAGCCCGCAGATGAACCACGCGGCGCTGCTGCGCGCCCTGCTGCGGCAGGATCCCAACGTGATGCTCGTGGGGGAGATCCGCGATCTGGAGACGGGCAGCATGGCGCTCAACGCCGCGGCCACCGGCCACGTCATCCTCGGCACGCTGCACACCGCCGACGCCGTGGGCGCCGTGGGACGGCTGCGCGGCCTGGAGCTGGACGACTCGGACATCGCGGACTCGCTGCTCGCGGTGCTGGCCCAGCGGCTCGTGCGACGCATCTGTCCCCACTGCGTGGCGCCCGCCGAGCCCACCCGGAAGCAGAAGGAGGTGCTGGGCTCGCTGCTGGACGGCCTCCAGCCCCAGACCGGTCTCGGCTGCGAGGAGTGCCGCCACACCGGCTACCGGGGGCGCACCGGCATCTACGAGCTGCTGGTGGTGGACGCGCCGATGCAGGATCTGATCGCCAGCGGGGCCCACGGCGCCCAGCTCCGCCGCCACGCGCGCGCGCACGGCTTCCGCACCCTGGTCGAGGACGCGCTGGACAAGATCGCCGCCGGACAGACCACGCTCGCCGAGCTGGTGCGCGTGGTGCCCTACCGGCAGATCCTCACCGTGCGCGAGGAGCGCCAGCAGGGTCGAGGCCACCAAGGCTGA
- the msrA gene encoding peptide-methionine (S)-S-oxide reductase MsrA, translating into MWRILNPNKLKMPSAEEALPGRSTRMAVPKKHFVNGAPLEPPFPEGLEQAVFGLGCFWGAERKFWQTPGVYSTSVGYAGGHTPNPTYEEVCSGRTGHTEVVLVVYDPKKVSFETLLKVFWESHDPTQGMRQGNDVGTQYRSALYWYTDAQRKAVEASRDAYQKVLTTAGHDTITTEVRQAPEYYYAEDYHQQYLAKNPNGYCGLGGTGVSCPVGVAAAP; encoded by the coding sequence ATGTGGCGGATCCTCAACCCCAACAAGCTGAAGATGCCTTCCGCGGAGGAGGCCCTGCCGGGCCGCTCCACCCGGATGGCGGTCCCCAAGAAGCACTTCGTCAATGGCGCGCCATTGGAGCCCCCCTTCCCCGAGGGCCTGGAGCAGGCCGTCTTCGGGCTGGGCTGTTTCTGGGGCGCCGAGCGCAAGTTCTGGCAGACGCCCGGCGTGTACTCCACCTCGGTGGGCTATGCCGGAGGCCACACGCCCAACCCCACCTATGAAGAGGTGTGCTCCGGCCGCACCGGCCACACCGAGGTGGTGCTCGTGGTGTACGACCCGAAGAAGGTCTCCTTCGAGACGCTCCTCAAGGTCTTCTGGGAGAGCCACGATCCGACGCAGGGCATGCGCCAGGGCAACGACGTGGGCACCCAGTACCGTTCGGCCCTCTACTGGTACACCGATGCGCAGAGGAAGGCCGTCGAGGCCTCGCGTGACGCCTACCAGAAGGTGCTGACGACGGCGGGCCACGACACCATCACCACGGAGGTGCGCCAGGCGCCCGAGTACTACTACGCCGAGGACTACCACCAGCAGTACCTGGCGAAGAACCCGAACGGGTACTGCGGTCTGGGCGGCACGGGGGTGAGCTGCCCCGTGGGTGTGGCCGCCGCGCCCTGA
- a CDS encoding ABC transporter permease — protein MLAVADNLRLALGTFLGNPLRSLLTLLGIVIGVTTVITMMALIEGLRLKVNNDLSQLGANTFQVSKWPSGFGRVNWQKYSKRKDLTLEDLRAIQESCPSVGTVSAADTEGGQKVSTATTETRPSVRITGATPSYIDTSGITIARGRFFGEVDAVDGRQVAVVGVDVVDALFPATEPIGQEIRIKGRPFTVVGVLQRRGSFLGLQSMDNVIIMPLRAHEQLYGKVRSVGLSVQAREPDLLQKAQDEVTNLLRRRRDVAPLEPNDFEVRTNESMTETFNNLSQVITIASFGVCLLSLVVGGIGILNIMLVSVTERTKEIGIRKALGARKWRILGQFATEAVMLSLLGGAIGVGLGFGLAFLSRWVLGFNTVVPGWAVMLSLVMSSGVGLVFGIYPAARAARLDPVEAMRSE, from the coding sequence CTGCTGGCGGTGGCCGACAACCTGCGCCTGGCCCTGGGCACCTTCCTGGGCAACCCGCTGCGCTCGCTGCTGACGCTGCTGGGCATCGTCATCGGCGTGACGACGGTCATCACCATGATGGCGCTCATCGAGGGCCTGCGCCTCAAGGTGAACAACGATCTGTCCCAGCTGGGCGCCAACACCTTCCAGGTGAGCAAGTGGCCCTCGGGCTTCGGCCGGGTGAACTGGCAGAAGTACTCCAAGCGCAAGGACCTGACGCTGGAGGACCTCCGGGCCATCCAGGAGTCGTGCCCCTCGGTGGGCACGGTGTCCGCGGCGGATACCGAGGGTGGACAGAAGGTCTCCACCGCCACCACGGAGACGCGCCCGTCGGTGCGCATCACGGGCGCCACGCCCAGCTACATCGACACCAGCGGCATCACCATCGCCCGGGGACGCTTCTTCGGCGAGGTGGACGCGGTGGATGGGCGGCAGGTGGCGGTGGTGGGCGTGGACGTGGTGGACGCGCTCTTCCCGGCCACGGAGCCGATCGGCCAGGAGATCCGCATCAAGGGCCGGCCCTTCACAGTGGTGGGCGTGCTGCAGCGGCGCGGCAGCTTCCTGGGCCTGCAGAGCATGGACAATGTCATCATCATGCCGCTGCGCGCCCACGAGCAGCTCTACGGCAAGGTGCGCTCGGTGGGCCTGTCCGTGCAGGCGCGAGAGCCCGATCTGCTCCAGAAGGCGCAGGACGAGGTGACGAACCTGCTGCGCCGCCGCCGCGACGTGGCGCCGCTGGAGCCCAACGACTTCGAGGTGCGAACCAACGAGTCGATGACCGAGACCTTCAACAACCTGTCGCAGGTGATCACGATCGCCAGCTTCGGGGTATGCCTGCTGTCGCTCGTGGTGGGCGGCATCGGCATCCTCAACATCATGCTGGTGTCGGTGACGGAGCGGACGAAGGAGATCGGCATCCGCAAGGCGCTGGGCGCGCGCAAGTGGCGCATCCTGGGGCAGTTCGCCACCGAGGCGGTGATGCTGTCGCTGCTGGGCGGCGCCATCGGCGTGGGGTTGGGCTTCGGCCTGGCCTTCCTCTCGCGCTGGGTGCTGGGCTTCAACACCGTGGTGCCCGGCTGGGCGGTGATGCTCTCGCTGGTGATGAGCTCGGGCGTGGGCCTGGTGTTCGGCATCTACCCCGCGGCGCGTGCCGCGAGGTTGGATCCGGTGGAGGCCATGCGCTCGGAGTAG
- a CDS encoding ABC transporter permease, whose translation MKSTARVDVLEGARIAFFSLGANRMRTVLTTVGIGIGVATLLAIVGIIQGLNSSFEKQLASLGSNTLYVSRFPWVMTGDWWMYRNRKHFTLPQLEQIRAQSTYLSGISPMVSRSADVGFGGEQLSAVDITGVTHEYFAIVGHEATAGRFITEADDAVTRPVAVIGATVAEGLFPGLDPIGRSIRIEGRPFQVVGVLGRKGKLLDEDQDLTVLVPFKTFYATFGKSRGFSIAMSIENPDDIRKAEDQLVGILRRVRGTPPGTPDDFSINRPEMLAQTYAQLTGALYGVAMGVGFITLLVGGIGIMNIMLVSVRERTREIGIRRALGARKRTIVLQFLMEASAVSAVGGLLGTLVGLGTAKVVSLITPLAADVQLMTVFGGVGFAALVGLLFGIWPAARAANLDPVEALRYE comes from the coding sequence ATGAAGAGCACGGCGCGAGTGGATGTGCTGGAGGGGGCGCGCATCGCGTTCTTCTCGCTCGGAGCCAACCGGATGCGCACGGTGCTCACCACGGTGGGCATCGGCATCGGCGTGGCCACGCTGCTGGCCATCGTCGGCATCATCCAGGGGCTCAACAGCTCCTTCGAGAAGCAGCTGGCCTCCCTGGGCTCCAACACCCTCTACGTCTCCAGGTTCCCCTGGGTCATGACGGGGGACTGGTGGATGTACCGCAACCGCAAGCACTTCACCCTGCCGCAGCTGGAGCAGATCCGCGCGCAGTCGACCTACCTCTCCGGCATCTCGCCCATGGTGTCCCGCAGCGCGGACGTGGGCTTTGGTGGCGAGCAGCTCTCGGCGGTGGACATCACGGGGGTGACGCACGAGTACTTCGCCATCGTCGGCCATGAGGCGACGGCCGGGCGCTTCATCACCGAAGCGGACGATGCCGTCACCCGGCCGGTGGCGGTCATCGGCGCCACGGTGGCCGAGGGGCTCTTCCCGGGGTTGGATCCCATTGGCCGCTCCATCCGCATCGAGGGCCGGCCCTTCCAGGTGGTGGGGGTACTGGGGCGCAAGGGGAAGCTGCTGGACGAGGATCAGGATCTGACGGTGCTGGTGCCCTTCAAGACGTTCTACGCCACGTTCGGCAAGAGCCGGGGCTTCAGCATCGCCATGTCCATCGAGAACCCGGATGACATCCGCAAGGCGGAGGACCAGCTCGTGGGCATCCTGCGCCGCGTGCGAGGCACGCCGCCGGGGACCCCGGACGACTTCTCCATCAACCGCCCGGAGATGCTAGCGCAGACGTACGCGCAGCTCACCGGGGCGCTCTACGGCGTGGCGATGGGCGTGGGGTTCATCACCCTGCTGGTGGGCGGCATCGGCATCATGAACATCATGCTGGTGTCGGTGCGAGAGCGGACGCGGGAGATCGGCATCCGGCGCGCGCTCGGGGCGCGCAAGCGCACCATCGTGCTGCAGTTCCTCATGGAGGCCTCCGCGGTGTCCGCGGTGGGTGGACTCCTGGGGACGTTGGTGGGACTGGGGACGGCCAAGGTGGTGTCCCTCATCACGCCGCTGGCGGCGGACGTGCAACTGATGACCGTCTTCGGCGGAGTGGGCTTCGCCGCGCTGGTGGGGCTGCTGTTCGGCATCTGGCCGGCGGCGCGGGCCGCCAACCTGGACCCCGTGGAAGCGCTTCGCTACGAGTGA
- a CDS encoding ABC transporter ATP-binding protein produces the protein MSEANGARTPWLIDVQNVTRVFHVGGEEVRALRGVSFGISRGEWVAIIGQSGSGKSTLMNVLGCLDTPSSGRYMLNNKDVSRMTDDELAIVRNVEIGFIFQTFQLLPRETALANVELPLVYRGIRAKERRERAKAALAKVHLDHRMHHRPNELSGGQRQRVAIARALVAEPSMLLADEPTGNLDSATGEEIVRLFEELHRAGNTLVLVTHEPKLAARCPRAIRLSDGQIVADGIGREVAHGDTHAPPIQAAGGA, from the coding sequence GTGAGCGAGGCCAACGGCGCCAGGACCCCCTGGCTCATCGATGTGCAGAACGTCACCCGTGTCTTCCACGTGGGTGGCGAGGAGGTGCGCGCGCTGCGGGGCGTCTCCTTCGGCATCTCGCGCGGCGAGTGGGTGGCCATCATCGGCCAGTCCGGCTCGGGCAAGAGCACGCTGATGAACGTGCTGGGCTGTCTGGATACACCCAGCAGCGGCCGGTACATGCTCAACAACAAGGACGTGTCGCGCATGACGGACGATGAGCTGGCCATCGTGCGCAACGTGGAGATCGGCTTCATCTTCCAGACCTTCCAGCTGCTGCCCCGCGAGACGGCGCTGGCCAACGTGGAGCTGCCGCTGGTGTACCGGGGCATCCGGGCCAAGGAGCGGCGCGAGCGGGCCAAGGCGGCACTGGCCAAGGTGCACCTGGATCACCGCATGCACCACCGGCCCAACGAGCTGTCGGGTGGTCAGCGCCAGCGCGTGGCCATCGCCCGGGCGCTGGTGGCCGAGCCCTCCATGCTCCTGGCGGACGAGCCCACGGGCAACCTGGACTCGGCCACGGGAGAGGAGATCGTCCGGCTGTTCGAGGAGCTGCACCGCGCGGGCAACACGCTGGTGCTCGTCACGCACGAGCCGAAGCTGGCGGCGCGCTGCCCGCGGGCCATCCGGCTCAGTGACGGGCAGATCGTCGCGGACGGTATCGGGCGCGAGGTGGCCCACGGTGACACGCACGCGCCGCCGATCCAGGCCGCGGGGGGCGCATGA
- a CDS encoding efflux RND transporter periplasmic adaptor subunit → MKWWKAAIAGGLFLGGAAITAGGLKDRPPPMVEAQVTKARKGSITRTITGAGKVQATTTVKISSSLSGDLMELLVKEGDRVTKGQVLGRIDRKRYEATVKQALAAQNAARSDMQVAQVEADRTTAELARVEELGKKGLASAAEVEQARAARDSAVARVSAAHQRLAQSSAVYDEAQTSLSKTTMLSPIDGNVIELSREVGERVRGSDLSEDVVMTIAALNIMEVKFEVGEHEVVHLKPGQPAEISVDALEGESYQGSVVEIAQKALIKNPGTEAEVTTFPVTVALNSRPPRVLPGMSAEVRISAETRDDTVLVPIQSVTVRPEKSLPDYKPAVEGGGLSVARRAETLAKVVFVVDADNKVQVRRVRTGIASDTDLEILEGIQPEDKVVEGPYRTLSKELKHGDAIREPQQGGPGGKKS, encoded by the coding sequence ATGAAGTGGTGGAAGGCGGCTATCGCAGGCGGACTGTTCCTTGGTGGGGCGGCCATCACCGCCGGTGGGCTCAAGGACCGGCCCCCTCCCATGGTGGAGGCTCAGGTGACGAAGGCCCGCAAGGGCTCCATCACCCGCACCATCACCGGCGCCGGCAAGGTGCAGGCGACCACCACGGTGAAGATCTCCTCCAGCCTCTCCGGTGACCTCATGGAGCTGCTGGTGAAGGAGGGAGATCGGGTGACGAAGGGCCAGGTGCTCGGCCGCATCGATCGCAAGCGGTACGAGGCGACGGTGAAGCAGGCCCTGGCGGCCCAGAACGCGGCGCGCTCGGACATGCAGGTGGCCCAGGTGGAGGCGGACCGCACCACGGCCGAGCTCGCCCGCGTGGAGGAGCTGGGCAAGAAGGGCCTGGCCTCGGCGGCCGAGGTGGAGCAGGCGAGGGCGGCCCGGGACTCGGCCGTGGCACGCGTGTCGGCGGCCCATCAGCGCCTGGCCCAGTCCTCCGCCGTGTATGACGAGGCCCAGACGAGCCTCTCCAAGACGACGATGCTGTCCCCCATCGACGGCAACGTCATCGAGCTGTCGCGCGAGGTGGGCGAGCGGGTGCGTGGCTCGGACCTCTCCGAGGACGTGGTGATGACCATCGCCGCGCTCAACATCATGGAGGTGAAGTTCGAGGTGGGCGAGCACGAGGTGGTGCACCTCAAGCCCGGCCAGCCCGCGGAGATCTCCGTGGACGCGCTGGAGGGCGAGTCCTACCAGGGCTCGGTGGTGGAGATCGCCCAGAAGGCGCTCATCAAGAACCCGGGTACGGAGGCGGAGGTGACGACCTTCCCGGTGACGGTGGCGCTCAACTCGCGGCCGCCGCGGGTGCTGCCGGGCATGAGCGCCGAGGTGCGCATCTCCGCGGAGACGCGTGACGACACGGTGCTCGTCCCCATCCAGTCGGTGACGGTGCGCCCGGAGAAGAGCCTGCCGGACTACAAGCCGGCGGTGGAGGGCGGGGGCCTGTCGGTGGCCCGCCGCGCGGAGACGCTGGCCAAGGTCGTCTTCGTGGTGGACGCGGACAACAAGGTGCAGGTGCGCCGGGTGCGCACGGGCATCGCCTCCGACACGGACCTGGAGATCCTCGAGGGCATCCAGCCGGAGGACAAGGTGGTGGAGGGCCCGTACCGCACGCTGTCCAAGGAGCTCAAGCACGGCGATGCGATCCGCGAGCCGCAGCAGGGCGGACCGGGTGGGAAGAAGTCGTGA
- a CDS encoding TolC family protein: MSALVLAAVLAATPVTLEDARARSRENVQALTALLQVSSAEQDVRIARSSLLPQLRFQTGANLDYNGPQRYTDIVAVDGGFERQVIDVPESLIPSFGLSVTLQQSIYDRAVWARLSQSGAQLEAQRGEAFEQQDTSELEGIQRFYALFRSQATILVLQKNVERSEQQLERARALFQAGRVGKAEELSAQVNLGNDRIAVVSRQSQLATDQTRLAAWLAMPGAEVVEAVDPGVLNQPAAPAPALDQALETARTRRPLLMALRERLRAAELQESIARAGYLPRLTLQGTYSRGGPNADIVFTQPKLQNSVSGGVGLSWDIFNGFSTQAQARRAEYQSRVAELNLQQNERELEGSVRQAHVTLQAQITSTELAEANRKAASDALSLAEERFNAGVSSTLEVRDAQLKLTQAELTLLENRINVEIARFGLMRAMGTLAPGEAK, translated from the coding sequence ATGAGCGCGCTCGTGCTCGCGGCGGTGCTCGCCGCCACCCCCGTGACCCTGGAGGATGCCCGGGCCCGGAGCCGGGAGAACGTCCAGGCGCTGACCGCCCTGTTGCAGGTCTCCTCCGCCGAGCAGGACGTGCGCATCGCCCGCTCGTCGCTGCTGCCCCAGCTGCGGTTCCAGACGGGGGCAAACCTGGACTACAACGGCCCCCAGCGCTACACCGACATCGTGGCCGTCGACGGCGGCTTCGAGCGGCAGGTGATCGACGTGCCGGAGTCGCTGATCCCCAGCTTCGGCCTCTCCGTCACCCTCCAGCAGAGCATCTACGATCGGGCCGTCTGGGCGCGGCTGTCGCAGAGCGGCGCCCAGTTGGAGGCGCAGCGGGGCGAGGCCTTCGAGCAGCAGGACACCTCCGAGCTGGAGGGCATCCAACGCTTCTACGCGCTCTTCCGCTCCCAGGCGACCATCCTGGTGCTGCAGAAGAACGTGGAGCGCAGCGAGCAGCAGCTCGAGCGCGCCCGGGCGCTCTTCCAGGCGGGCCGGGTGGGCAAGGCCGAGGAGCTGTCCGCGCAGGTGAACCTGGGCAATGACCGCATCGCCGTGGTGTCGCGGCAGTCGCAGCTCGCCACGGACCAGACGCGGCTGGCCGCGTGGCTGGCCATGCCGGGCGCGGAGGTCGTGGAGGCGGTGGATCCGGGGGTGCTGAACCAGCCCGCCGCTCCGGCGCCCGCCCTGGACCAGGCGCTGGAGACGGCGAGGACCCGCCGGCCGCTGCTGATGGCGCTGCGGGAGCGGCTGCGCGCGGCGGAGCTGCAAGAGAGCATCGCCCGCGCCGGATACCTGCCGCGGCTGACCCTGCAGGGCACCTACTCTCGTGGCGGCCCCAACGCGGACATCGTCTTCACCCAGCCGAAGCTGCAGAACTCGGTGTCGGGTGGCGTCGGGCTGTCGTGGGACATCTTCAATGGCTTCTCCACGCAGGCGCAGGCTCGCCGGGCCGAGTACCAGAGCCGGGTGGCCGAGCTGAACCTGCAGCAGAACGAGCGCGAGCTGGAGGGCTCGGTGCGCCAGGCGCACGTGACGCTGCAGGCGCAGATCACCTCCACGGAGCTGGCCGAGGCCAACCGCAAGGCGGCCTCCGACGCCCTCTCCCTGGCCGAGGAGCGCTTCAACGCGGGCGTCAGCTCGACGCTGGAGGTGCGCGACGCGCAGCTCAAGCTCACGCAGGCGGAGCTGACCTTGTTGGAGAATCGGATCAACGTCGAAATCGCCCGCTTCGGATTGATGCGGGCCATGGGCACTCTGGCCCCGGGAGAAGCGAAATGA